In the genome of Pseudomonas sp. LBUM920, one region contains:
- a CDS encoding carbohydrate ABC transporter permease — MNKVQNNKAWWLVLPVFLLVAFSAVIPMMTVVNYSVQDIFDQSSRYFVGADWYKQVLLDPRLHDSLLRQFIYSACVLLIEIPLGIAIALTMPTKGRWSSLVLIILAIPLLIPWNVVGTIWQIFGRADIGLLGSTLNAMGINYNYAANTMDAWVTVLVMDVWHWTSLVALLCYSGLRAIPDVYYQAARIDRASAWAVFRHIQLPKLKSVLLIAVMLRFMDSFMIYTEPFVLTGGGPGNATTFLSQTLTQMAVGQFDLGPAAAFSLVYFLIILLVSWLFYTAMTHSDANR, encoded by the coding sequence ATGAACAAGGTGCAGAACAACAAGGCCTGGTGGCTGGTGTTGCCGGTGTTTCTGTTGGTGGCGTTCAGTGCGGTGATCCCGATGATGACCGTGGTCAACTACTCGGTGCAGGATATTTTCGACCAGTCCAGCCGCTACTTTGTCGGCGCCGACTGGTACAAGCAGGTGCTGCTCGACCCGCGCTTGCATGACTCCTTGCTGCGCCAGTTCATCTACTCGGCCTGCGTGCTGCTGATCGAAATCCCGCTGGGTATCGCCATCGCCCTGACCATGCCGACCAAAGGCCGCTGGTCGTCGCTGGTGCTGATCATTCTGGCGATTCCGCTGCTGATTCCGTGGAACGTGGTGGGCACCATCTGGCAGATCTTCGGCCGCGCCGACATCGGTTTGCTCGGTTCAACCCTCAACGCCATGGGCATCAACTACAACTACGCGGCCAACACCATGGACGCCTGGGTCACGGTGCTGGTGATGGACGTGTGGCACTGGACCTCGCTGGTGGCGTTGCTGTGTTACTCGGGGCTGCGGGCGATCCCGGACGTGTACTACCAGGCCGCGCGAATCGATCGTGCATCGGCCTGGGCGGTGTTCCGACATATCCAGTTGCCGAAGCTGAAAAGCGTGCTGCTGATCGCGGTGATGCTGCGGTTCATGGACAGCTTCATGATCTACACCGAGCCCTTCGTGCTCACGGGCGGCGGGCCGGGTAACGCCACCACCTTCCTCAGTCAGACGCTGACCCAGATGGCTGTCGGCCAATTCGACCTGGGCCCGGCGGCGGCGTTTTCCCTGGTGTATTTCCTGATCATTTTGTTGGTGTCCTGGCTGTTCTACACCGCCATGACCCACTCCGACGCCAACCGCTGA
- a CDS encoding FecR family protein, translated as MSTEHIIQQAANWLTRLHDEDVSDADRQAFNTWCQADPRHAVAIDRMRALWGNFDAVPARPARIALNRAFAPQRSRGAQVLGLLGVLLCGWVGVERAPVWMADQRTGVGERRQVALEDGSRLQLNSNSAVDVKFDGHQRVIQLLQGELWVEVAKDAQRPFVVRTDQGTATALGTRYLVKRAADGTTVVTVIESSVAVKGEGAEGVKVAAGQRAVLDHGRARSPQAIGNTDPDAWTRGLLKVNDQPLSEVLQTLASYRHGLVRFDPQALQNLRVSGVFKLDDTAAALAALADNLPIKVEYFTDLLVVVKPR; from the coding sequence GTGAGCACTGAACACATCATCCAGCAAGCGGCGAACTGGCTGACGCGCCTGCACGACGAAGACGTCAGCGACGCCGACCGTCAGGCCTTCAACACCTGGTGCCAGGCCGACCCGCGCCATGCCGTCGCCATCGACCGCATGCGTGCGCTGTGGGGCAATTTCGACGCCGTGCCCGCGCGCCCGGCGCGCATCGCCCTCAACCGTGCTTTCGCCCCACAACGCTCGCGGGGTGCGCAGGTGCTGGGTTTACTCGGCGTATTACTCTGCGGCTGGGTCGGTGTGGAGCGCGCGCCAGTGTGGATGGCCGACCAGCGCACCGGTGTCGGCGAACGCCGTCAGGTCGCGCTCGAGGACGGCAGCCGCTTGCAGCTCAACAGCAACTCGGCCGTGGACGTGAAATTCGACGGCCACCAACGCGTGATCCAGTTGCTGCAAGGCGAGCTATGGGTCGAGGTGGCCAAGGATGCGCAACGGCCATTCGTTGTGCGCACCGATCAAGGCACGGCCACCGCCCTGGGTACCCGCTACCTGGTCAAGCGCGCCGCGGACGGCACCACCGTGGTCACGGTGATCGAGTCCAGCGTGGCGGTCAAAGGCGAGGGCGCAGAAGGCGTCAAGGTCGCAGCCGGCCAGCGCGCGGTGCTTGACCATGGCCGTGCCCGGTCGCCGCAGGCGATTGGCAACACCGACCCGGACGCCTGGACGCGTGGCCTGCTCAAAGTCAATGACCAGCCCTTGAGCGAGGTGCTGCAAACCCTCGCCAGCTACCGCCATGGCCTGGTGCGGTTTGACCCACAGGCCCTGCAAAACCTGCGGGTGTCCGGCGTGTTCAAGCTCGACGACACCGCGGCGGCGCTCGCGGCACTGGCCGACAACCTGCCGATCAAGGTGGAGTACTTCACGGACTTGCTGGTGGTGGTCAAGCCGCGTTAA
- a CDS encoding DUF2160 domain-containing protein — MEWMAWTTPTALFFAAIGVLLVGMTTWELRSPSIPRRGFLPISTTRGDRLFIGLLGSAYLHLLVIGATDWSIWVASALSLVWLLSVMRWG; from the coding sequence ATGGAATGGATGGCCTGGACCACTCCCACCGCGTTGTTCTTTGCGGCCATTGGCGTGCTGCTGGTAGGCATGACCACCTGGGAACTGCGCTCGCCGAGCATCCCTCGGCGCGGTTTTTTACCGATCAGCACCACCCGTGGTGATCGCCTGTTTATCGGTCTTCTCGGCAGCGCCTACCTGCATTTACTGGTAATCGGCGCTACCGACTGGAGCATCTGGGTGGCGTCCGCGCTGTCCCTGGTATGGCTGTTGAGTGTGATGCGTTGGGGCTAG
- a CDS encoding sigma-54-dependent Fis family transcriptional regulator — protein sequence MAEPLAHDTLIQDSWRRCRAFGLDHQSTPSFDQLPAEGISQLLESQHSLVQTTHQEVLPYYENILSNSNCLIMLADNQGQVLTSWGTQRFIEPKLARGFSAGASWRERSSGTNAIGTALACAQAVHIEHDEHFLKANRFMTGSAAPIFDAQREIIAVLDVSSDSYLPPSHTLGMVKMMSQTVENRLILNLFRGEHFQLTFNTGLNNLDSQWAGLLIFDESGQVLSANRRADNLLGISLSRVLIDSLFKVSLLELLNQPEGLPFSLQAAGRNRFQCLLKRPKKMPVQARVFSEPKPGKPAELKPTAINLKTLHFGDARVEKAVRQAERLLEKDIPLLIHGETGVGKEVFVKALHQASSRSAQAFIAVNCAAIPAELVESELFGYEKGAFTGANQKGSIGLIRKADKGTLFLDEIGDMPLPTQARLLRVLQERCVQPVGSSELFPVDLRIISATNRALREWVQAGRFREDLYYRIGGLTLELPPLRERTDKQALFQQLWQQHREPTQWAGLSAEVLALFEQHPWPGNLRQVSSVLQVALAMAEEQPVRPEHLPDDFFVDLNVPAPLPASADVVDGIDLTQRLKAAGGNISHLARELGVSRNTLYKRLRQHEP from the coding sequence ATGGCCGAACCCTTGGCTCACGACACCCTCATCCAGGATTCCTGGCGCCGCTGCCGCGCGTTTGGCCTGGATCACCAGAGCACGCCCAGCTTCGACCAACTGCCCGCCGAGGGCATCAGCCAATTGCTGGAAAGCCAGCATTCGCTGGTGCAGACCACTCACCAGGAAGTGCTGCCCTATTACGAAAACATCCTGAGCAACTCCAACTGCCTGATCATGCTGGCCGACAATCAGGGCCAGGTCTTGACCTCGTGGGGCACCCAGCGCTTTATCGAGCCGAAACTGGCGCGCGGTTTCAGCGCCGGCGCCAGCTGGAGGGAGCGCAGCAGCGGCACCAATGCCATCGGCACCGCACTGGCCTGTGCCCAGGCGGTGCATATCGAGCACGACGAACACTTCCTCAAGGCCAACCGCTTCATGACCGGCTCGGCGGCGCCGATCTTCGATGCCCAGCGCGAAATCATCGCGGTGCTGGATGTGTCCAGCGACAGCTATCTGCCGCCCTCCCACACCCTGGGCATGGTCAAGATGATGAGCCAGACCGTGGAAAATCGGCTGATCCTCAACCTGTTTCGCGGCGAGCATTTTCAGCTGACCTTCAACACCGGCCTGAACAACCTCGACAGTCAGTGGGCCGGCCTGCTGATTTTTGATGAGAGCGGGCAAGTGCTGTCGGCCAACCGCCGGGCGGACAATTTGCTGGGCATCAGTTTGTCGCGGGTGCTGATCGACAGTTTGTTCAAGGTCTCGTTGCTGGAGTTGCTGAACCAGCCGGAAGGCTTGCCGTTCTCGCTGCAGGCGGCGGGACGCAACCGGTTTCAGTGTTTATTGAAGCGGCCGAAGAAGATGCCGGTGCAGGCGCGGGTCTTCAGTGAGCCCAAGCCGGGCAAGCCTGCCGAGCTGAAGCCGACCGCGATCAACCTCAAGACCCTGCACTTTGGCGATGCGCGTGTGGAAAAAGCCGTGCGCCAGGCCGAGCGTCTGCTGGAAAAAGACATTCCGTTGCTGATCCACGGCGAAACCGGCGTCGGCAAAGAGGTGTTCGTCAAAGCCCTGCACCAGGCCAGCTCGCGCAGCGCGCAGGCGTTTATCGCGGTGAACTGTGCGGCGATTCCGGCAGAGTTGGTCGAGTCAGAGCTGTTTGGCTATGAAAAAGGCGCCTTCACCGGCGCCAATCAAAAAGGCAGCATCGGCCTGATTCGCAAGGCGGACAAAGGCACGTTGTTTCTGGATGAGATCGGCGACATGCCGCTGCCGACCCAGGCCCGTTTGCTGCGGGTGCTGCAGGAGCGCTGCGTGCAGCCGGTGGGCAGCAGCGAGCTGTTCCCGGTGGACTTGCGGATCATCTCCGCCACCAACCGCGCGTTGCGCGAATGGGTGCAGGCCGGGCGCTTTCGCGAGGATTTGTACTACCGCATCGGCGGCCTGACCCTGGAGCTGCCGCCGTTGCGCGAGCGCACCGACAAGCAGGCGTTGTTCCAGCAGTTGTGGCAGCAGCACCGCGAGCCAACTCAATGGGCCGGGCTGAGTGCCGAGGTGCTGGCGTTGTTCGAGCAACACCCGTGGCCGGGCAATTTGCGCCAGGTCAGCAGCGTGTTGCAGGTAGCACTGGCCATGGCCGAGGAGCAGCCGGTGCGCCCCGAGCATCTGCCGGATGATTTTTTTGTGGATTTGAACGTGCCAGCGCCGTTGCCTGCCAGCGCGGATGTGGTAGATGGCATCGACCTCACGCAACGCTTGAAGGCCGCTGGCGGCAATATTTCCCACCTGGCGCGGGAGTTGGGCGTCAGTCGCAACACGCTGTACAAGCGCCTGCGCCAACATGAGCCTTGA
- a CDS encoding carbohydrate ABC transporter permease translates to MSKRKLIPLLIYILFLLVPIYWLLNMSFKSNTEILGGLTLFPQAFTLANYKVIFTDPSWYTGYINSLYYVSLNTVISLSVALPAAYAFSRYRFLGDKHLFFWLLTNRMAPPAVFLLPFFQLYSSIGLFDTHIAVALAHCLFNVPLAVWILEGFMSGVPKEIDETAYIDGYSFPKFFVKIFIPLIGSGIGVTAFFCFMFSWVELLLARTLTSVNAKPIAAVMTRTVSASGIDWGVLAAAGVLTILPGMLVIWFVRNHVAKGFALGRV, encoded by the coding sequence ATGAGCAAACGCAAGCTGATACCGCTGCTGATCTACATCCTGTTCCTGCTGGTGCCGATCTACTGGCTGCTGAACATGTCCTTCAAGAGCAACACCGAAATCCTTGGCGGGCTGACCCTGTTTCCGCAGGCTTTCACCCTGGCCAACTACAAAGTGATCTTCACCGACCCGAGCTGGTACACCGGCTATATCAACTCACTGTATTACGTGAGCCTGAACACGGTGATTTCCCTGAGCGTGGCGCTGCCGGCGGCCTACGCCTTCTCGCGCTACCGCTTCCTGGGCGACAAGCACCTGTTCTTCTGGCTGCTGACCAACCGCATGGCACCGCCGGCGGTGTTTTTGCTGCCGTTTTTCCAGCTGTATTCGTCCATCGGCCTGTTCGACACACACATCGCCGTGGCCTTGGCGCATTGCCTGTTCAACGTGCCGTTGGCGGTGTGGATTCTGGAAGGCTTCATGTCCGGCGTGCCCAAGGAAATCGACGAAACCGCCTACATCGACGGCTACAGCTTTCCCAAGTTTTTCGTGAAGATTTTTATCCCGCTGATCGGCTCCGGCATCGGGGTAACCGCGTTTTTCTGCTTCATGTTTTCCTGGGTCGAGCTGTTGCTGGCGCGCACGCTGACCTCGGTCAACGCCAAGCCCATCGCGGCGGTGATGACCCGCACGGTTTCGGCCTCGGGTATCGATTGGGGCGTGCTGGCGGCGGCGGGGGTGTTGACCATCCTGCCGGGCATGCTGGTGATCTGGTTTGTTCGCAACCACGTGGCCAAGGGCTTTGCCCTGGGCCGGGTCTGA
- a CDS encoding sigma-70 family RNA polymerase sigma factor, protein MHDIPAAPGDGARQQTLTAMYREHHGWLHGWLRKKLGCSQHAADLAHDAFIRVLMLAEPHNIKEPRAFLATTAGRLLIDGARRRRIERAYTQALVIQCEDAGMPDPAAIHVALQALERIAEMLAGLPAKTREAFLLSRLDGLTYSEIASCLDVSPSTVKNYISTALVHCYHSLHAADPLS, encoded by the coding sequence ATGCATGACATTCCGGCCGCGCCGGGCGATGGCGCCCGTCAGCAGACCCTCACGGCAATGTACCGCGAGCACCACGGCTGGTTGCACGGCTGGCTGCGCAAAAAACTCGGGTGTTCGCAGCACGCCGCGGACCTCGCCCACGACGCGTTCATCCGCGTCCTGATGCTGGCCGAACCCCACAACATCAAGGAACCGCGGGCTTTTCTGGCCACCACCGCCGGGCGTTTGCTGATTGATGGTGCGCGGCGCCGCCGCATCGAAAGGGCCTATACGCAAGCCCTGGTGATTCAGTGCGAAGACGCAGGCATGCCCGATCCGGCGGCAATCCACGTGGCGTTGCAGGCCCTGGAGCGCATCGCCGAGATGCTCGCCGGCTTGCCCGCCAAGACCCGCGAAGCCTTTCTGTTAAGCCGCCTCGACGGGCTGACTTACAGCGAAATCGCCAGCTGCCTGGACGTGTCGCCCAGTACCGTCAAAAACTACATTTCCACGGCGCTGGTGCATTGCTACCACAGCCTGCACGCGGCGGACCCGCTGTCGTGA
- a CDS encoding ABC transporter ATP-binding protein yields the protein MAEIHLQNLAHSYNPTPAGPEDYAIREMNHVWEQGGAYALLGPSGCGKSTLLNIISGLLNPSEGQVLFDHKVVNELTPERRNIAQVFQFPVVYDTMTVFDNLAFPLRNQGMPEAKIHSKVQEIAEVLDLQTLLNKKARNLTADEKQKVSMGRGLVRDDVSAILFDEPLTVIDPHLKWKLRRKLKQIHEQFNITMVYVTHDQLEASTFADKIAVMYGGQIVQFGTPRELFERPSHTFVGYFIGSPGMNLIEVQAEAGGVRFAGTLLPLPEAMQQRIREADCQKLQVGIRPEFIHVWDEYNPDALQADVTHVEDLGTYKIMTLNLDGAPLKVRLAEDKPVPQGSASISFPAQWLMVYANDYLLEVQP from the coding sequence ATGGCCGAGATCCATTTGCAGAACCTCGCGCACAGCTACAACCCTACACCCGCCGGCCCTGAAGACTACGCGATTCGGGAAATGAACCACGTGTGGGAGCAGGGCGGTGCCTACGCTTTGCTCGGGCCTTCCGGGTGCGGCAAGTCGACCTTGCTGAATATCATCTCTGGCCTGCTCAACCCTTCGGAGGGCCAGGTGCTGTTCGACCACAAGGTGGTCAACGAACTCACCCCGGAACGCCGCAATATCGCCCAGGTGTTCCAGTTCCCGGTGGTGTACGACACCATGACGGTGTTCGACAACCTGGCCTTTCCGCTGCGCAACCAGGGCATGCCCGAGGCGAAAATTCACAGCAAGGTGCAGGAAATTGCCGAAGTCCTCGACCTGCAAACCCTGTTGAACAAAAAGGCGCGCAACCTTACTGCCGATGAAAAGCAGAAAGTCTCCATGGGCCGTGGCCTGGTGCGTGACGATGTGTCGGCAATCCTGTTCGACGAGCCGCTGACGGTGATCGACCCGCACCTGAAGTGGAAACTGCGGCGCAAGCTCAAGCAGATCCACGAGCAGTTCAATATCACCATGGTCTACGTGACCCACGACCAGCTTGAAGCCTCGACCTTTGCCGACAAAATCGCGGTGATGTACGGCGGGCAGATCGTGCAGTTCGGCACGCCGCGCGAGTTGTTTGAGCGGCCGAGCCATACGTTCGTCGGCTATTTCATTGGCAGCCCCGGCATGAACCTGATTGAAGTGCAGGCCGAGGCGGGCGGGGTGCGTTTTGCCGGCACGCTGCTGCCGTTGCCCGAGGCGATGCAGCAGCGCATCCGCGAGGCCGATTGCCAGAAGCTGCAGGTGGGGATCCGCCCGGAATTTATCCACGTGTGGGACGAGTACAACCCTGACGCGCTGCAGGCCGACGTCACCCATGTCGAAGACCTTGGCACCTACAAGATCATGACCCTCAACCTTGACGGCGCGCCGTTGAAAGTACGCCTGGCCGAAGACAAACCGGTGCCCCAGGGCAGCGCCTCGATCAGCTTCCCGGCGCAGTGGCTGATGGTCTACGCCAATGATTACCTGCTGGAGGTGCAGCCATGA
- a CDS encoding TonB-dependent receptor domain-containing protein yields MLLRQPPLLFAALTLSSLAQADALQLAPVEVTSSEVSAGEVAQAQLKSVPGGTNYIDMSSVQQGRVSTNEDVFKYQAGVYAKAANNEGVKLSIRGSGLNRSPGSHASGLYEMLDGLPLTGPGGTPYELKDPLWQSRVEVLRGANGFDQGALALGGSVNYVTRTGYDAPKLQVRYEAGSRGYAQREISSGQVLGDADYYISLTDSESDGYQHQSAGTGKGIAANFGYRFNPDLETRFYFRYRETTNDTPGKLTRDQISHDLTAANSLNAARDSKRLQPGSTWIANKTTLQLDDNSRVEVGLAYHDYPMDLREGTNRLKVAYTDVSGTLNYIRQDLLFGHDSKTTVGLRSTQAMPNNGASEYVRTPAGNTAIYAPGTKTRDYSYLGADTVLHVGNDLELVPDLWLTTGLAAIYTRRETQVTYPEGQAPLSQHDWDYAPRIGLRYDFTAQLQVYGNLSRSVEPAHAWSMIWGSNKYFPTGSGPATGLQREGVSLRNQTATTVEVGGRGEQWFGQWDLALYRSEVRHELLTVETQAQTATTNAIVAEANASPTVHQGVELSLLSPLWEGGGNGQLALRQAYTFSDFHYRDDDRFGDNTLPGIPKHYYQAQLRYSHPTGFYTSLNTEHSSRVAVDYANSYYAAAYTTLGATFGYDAPKQDWQAWVDVRNLTNRRYANTVTPGYDDKGLDVARSTPADGRGIFTGVSWSWR; encoded by the coding sequence ATGCTGTTGCGCCAACCTCCGCTCCTTTTTGCCGCCTTGACCCTCAGTTCGCTGGCGCAGGCCGACGCCCTGCAATTGGCACCGGTCGAGGTCACCAGCAGCGAGGTCAGCGCAGGCGAAGTGGCCCAGGCGCAACTCAAAAGCGTGCCCGGTGGCACCAACTACATCGACATGAGCAGCGTGCAGCAGGGCCGGGTCAGCACCAATGAAGACGTGTTCAAATACCAGGCCGGGGTGTACGCCAAGGCGGCCAACAATGAAGGCGTGAAGCTTTCGATACGCGGTTCGGGCTTGAACCGCAGCCCCGGTTCGCACGCCTCCGGCCTGTATGAAATGCTCGACGGTTTGCCGCTGACCGGCCCGGGCGGCACGCCCTACGAACTCAAGGACCCACTGTGGCAAAGCCGCGTCGAAGTGCTGCGCGGCGCCAATGGCTTTGACCAGGGCGCGCTGGCCTTGGGCGGGTCGGTGAATTACGTCACCCGCACGGGTTACGACGCACCCAAACTGCAAGTGCGTTATGAAGCAGGCAGTCGCGGTTATGCCCAGCGCGAGATCAGCTCCGGTCAGGTGCTGGGCGATGCCGACTATTACATCAGCCTCACCGACTCCGAATCCGATGGCTACCAGCACCAGAGCGCCGGTACCGGCAAGGGCATCGCCGCCAACTTCGGCTACCGTTTCAACCCGGACCTGGAAACGCGCTTCTATTTTCGCTACCGCGAAACCACCAATGACACCCCCGGCAAGCTGACGCGTGACCAGATCAGCCACGATCTAACGGCCGCCAACAGCCTCAACGCCGCCCGCGATTCCAAGCGTTTGCAGCCGGGTTCGACCTGGATCGCCAACAAAACCACCTTGCAGTTGGATGACAATTCCCGCGTTGAAGTCGGGCTGGCCTATCACGACTATCCGATGGACTTGCGCGAGGGCACCAATCGCCTGAAAGTCGCCTACACCGACGTCAGTGGCACGCTCAATTACATCCGCCAGGACCTGCTGTTCGGCCACGACAGCAAGACCACGGTAGGGCTGCGCAGCACCCAGGCGATGCCGAATAACGGTGCTTCGGAATACGTGCGCACGCCTGCCGGCAACACGGCTATTTACGCGCCCGGCACCAAGACCCGCGACTACAGCTATCTCGGCGCTGACACCGTGCTGCATGTCGGCAACGACTTGGAGCTGGTACCGGACCTATGGCTGACCACCGGCCTGGCCGCGATCTACACCCGCCGCGAAACCCAGGTCACTTATCCCGAAGGTCAGGCGCCGTTGAGCCAGCACGACTGGGATTACGCCCCGCGTATCGGCCTGCGCTATGACTTCACCGCGCAATTGCAGGTGTATGGCAACCTGAGTCGCTCGGTCGAGCCAGCGCATGCGTGGTCGATGATCTGGGGTTCCAATAAATACTTTCCCACCGGCAGCGGCCCGGCCACCGGCTTGCAGCGTGAAGGCGTAAGCCTGCGCAACCAGACCGCTACCACTGTGGAAGTCGGCGGCCGTGGCGAACAGTGGTTTGGCCAGTGGGACCTGGCGCTGTACCGCTCAGAAGTGCGTCACGAACTGCTCACCGTCGAAACGCAGGCGCAAACCGCCACCACCAACGCGATTGTCGCCGAGGCCAACGCCAGCCCCACCGTGCACCAGGGTGTGGAACTGAGCCTGCTCAGCCCGCTGTGGGAGGGCGGCGGCAATGGCCAGTTGGCCTTGCGCCAGGCCTACACGTTCAGTGACTTCCACTACCGCGACGATGACCGCTTCGGCGACAACACCCTGCCGGGCATCCCCAAGCATTACTACCAGGCGCAGCTGCGCTACAGCCATCCGACGGGGTTCTACACCAGCCTCAACACCGAGCATTCCTCGCGTGTGGCGGTGGACTACGCCAATTCCTACTACGCGGCGGCCTACACCACCCTCGGCGCCACCTTCGGCTACGACGCGCCCAAGCAGGACTGGCAAGCCTGGGTCGATGTGCGCAACCTCACCAACCGGCGCTACGCCAATACGGTCACCCCGGGTTATGACGACAAAGGCCTGGATGTGGCGCGGTCCACGCCGGCAGACGGGCGAGGCATTTTTACCGGCGTGTCGTGGAGTTGGCGTTAA
- a CDS encoding ABC transporter ATP-binding protein — protein sequence MSLTLEHVSRVVEGQTWIDDANLRFEAGSFNVLLGRTLSGKTSLMRLMAGLDKPDSGRILMNGVDVTHKPVRLRNVSMVYQQFINYPTMTVFENIASPLRQAGVSNELIQSKVLETAKMLRIEKFLQRHPLELSGGQQQRTAMARALVKDAELILFDEPLVNLDYKLREELRQEMRELFKARHTIAIYATTEPNEALALGGTTTILHEGRVIQSGKAAEVYHQPQTVLAAELFSEPPINLMPGRISGNEVSFANFVHFPLNVDLRPIGEGEFRFGVRPSHISLVPSNDDDLELAVTVEVAEISGSETFLHVRSEHFLLVLHLPGVHEYDVDAPIRVYIPTHKLFVFDGQGRLVQAPGRRVARVA from the coding sequence ATGTCATTGACCCTGGAACATGTCTCCCGCGTCGTCGAAGGCCAGACTTGGATCGACGACGCCAACCTGCGATTCGAAGCCGGTTCCTTCAATGTCTTGCTGGGCCGCACCCTGTCCGGCAAGACCAGCCTGATGCGCCTGATGGCCGGCCTGGACAAGCCCGACAGCGGGCGCATCCTGATGAACGGCGTAGACGTCACGCACAAGCCGGTGCGCCTGCGCAACGTGTCGATGGTCTACCAGCAGTTCATCAATTACCCGACCATGACCGTGTTCGAAAACATCGCCTCGCCGTTGCGCCAGGCCGGTGTGTCCAACGAGCTGATCCAGAGCAAGGTGCTCGAAACCGCGAAAATGCTGCGCATCGAGAAATTCCTCCAGCGCCATCCGTTGGAGTTGTCCGGTGGCCAGCAGCAACGCACGGCCATGGCCCGCGCGCTGGTCAAAGACGCCGAGTTGATCCTGTTCGATGAGCCGCTGGTGAACCTGGACTACAAACTGCGCGAAGAACTGCGTCAGGAAATGCGCGAGCTGTTCAAGGCCCGCCACACCATCGCCATCTACGCCACCACCGAACCCAATGAAGCCCTGGCCCTCGGCGGCACCACCACGATTCTGCATGAGGGCCGGGTGATCCAGAGTGGCAAGGCTGCCGAGGTGTACCACCAGCCGCAGACCGTGCTGGCCGCCGAGTTGTTTTCCGAACCGCCGATCAACCTGATGCCGGGACGTATCAGCGGCAATGAAGTCAGCTTCGCCAATTTTGTGCACTTCCCGCTCAACGTCGACCTGCGCCCCATCGGCGAGGGCGAGTTCCGCTTTGGCGTGCGCCCCAGCCATATCAGCCTGGTGCCGAGCAACGACGATGACCTGGAACTGGCCGTGACCGTGGAAGTGGCCGAAATCAGCGGCTCGGAAACCTTCCTGCACGTGCGCAGTGAGCATTTCCTGCTGGTGCTGCACCTGCCGGGCGTGCACGAGTACGACGTCGATGCGCCGATCCGCGTGTACATCCCCACCCATAAACTGTTTGTGTTCGATGGCCAGGGCCGCTTGGTCCAGGCCCCCGGGCGCCGCGTAGCGAGGGTTGCCTGA
- a CDS encoding helix-turn-helix domain-containing protein: MNFLQVLAESPEPLPKPGTDDDDTSLCVAQNLQRLRSKRHLSLDGLARACGVSRAMLAQIESGRSVPSIKVLCKIAKGLKVSVAAFLEDRAFEGVEVLPAQQSKRLVSADGAFFSRALFPYDTARQSEFYEIRLRALGEEVCAGHGPGIQENLVVAQGVLEVSVNDERYLLSTGDSILFYADQPHRYRNPADSEAVAFLVITYPERLD, from the coding sequence ATGAATTTTCTGCAGGTACTTGCCGAGTCACCCGAACCCCTTCCAAAACCTGGCACCGATGACGACGACACCAGCCTGTGTGTCGCGCAGAACCTGCAGCGCCTGCGCAGCAAACGCCACCTGTCGCTGGATGGGCTGGCGCGCGCCTGCGGCGTCAGCCGGGCAATGCTGGCGCAGATCGAATCGGGCCGCAGCGTGCCGTCGATCAAGGTGCTGTGCAAAATTGCCAAGGGGTTGAAGGTGTCAGTGGCGGCCTTTCTGGAAGACCGCGCCTTTGAAGGCGTCGAGGTGTTGCCGGCGCAGCAGAGTAAACGCCTGGTGAGTGCCGATGGTGCGTTTTTCAGCCGCGCGTTGTTCCCCTACGACACCGCCCGCCAGTCCGAATTCTACGAGATCCGCCTGCGCGCCCTCGGCGAGGAAGTCTGCGCAGGCCACGGCCCGGGCATCCAGGAAAACCTGGTGGTGGCACAGGGCGTGCTGGAAGTCAGCGTCAATGACGAACGCTACCTGCTCTCCACTGGCGATTCGATCCTGTTCTACGCCGACCAGCCCCACCGCTACCGCAATCCGGCGGACAGCGAGGCGGTGGCGTTTTTAGTGATCACCTACCCGGAACGCCTGGACTGA